A stretch of the Tannerella serpentiformis genome encodes the following:
- a CDS encoding nucleoside hydrolase — MKTTLRTLCLMALVGLMGMTTERATAQKKEKVILDTDMVEVFDDGVAMMMLAKAPNIDLLGVTIVIGNTWVPEGTAYGIRQLECVNRTDIPIVPGIRQPIYPNRFETIKNERILFGIGDAYVGAAGYPEPASWRAVYLQKYGREPSVQPLDMKAVNFIIDRVKANPGEVTILAIGTCVNLATAVRIAPEIVPLIKRVIYMGGSFFRPGNTTPTAEFNWWLDPEAAKICVRTPFKEQVIVGLDVCEKMAFRKDRYERITNLVRNEGIKGMMKRNYLNVKFLEEPTYTHYVWDVIAASILIDPTLIREEVKRYVDVNSQFGFSYGQALAFDSNQPVGSQQARIILTVDEPRLWSMIEKYCSEF, encoded by the coding sequence ATGAAAACAACATTAAGAACCCTCTGCCTCATGGCCCTCGTCGGCCTTATGGGCATGACCACCGAACGCGCCACGGCGCAGAAGAAAGAAAAGGTGATCCTGGACACCGACATGGTCGAAGTCTTTGACGACGGCGTGGCCATGATGATGCTGGCCAAGGCGCCGAACATCGACCTCCTGGGCGTCACCATCGTCATCGGCAACACCTGGGTGCCCGAGGGCACCGCCTACGGCATCCGCCAGCTGGAGTGCGTCAATCGGACAGACATCCCCATCGTGCCCGGCATCCGCCAGCCGATCTATCCGAACCGCTTCGAGACGATCAAGAACGAGCGCATCCTCTTCGGCATCGGCGACGCCTACGTGGGCGCAGCCGGATACCCCGAGCCCGCCTCTTGGCGCGCCGTCTACCTCCAGAAGTACGGCCGCGAGCCGTCCGTACAGCCGCTCGACATGAAGGCCGTCAACTTCATCATCGACCGCGTCAAGGCCAACCCCGGCGAGGTGACCATCCTGGCCATCGGCACCTGCGTCAACCTGGCCACCGCCGTGCGCATCGCCCCCGAGATCGTGCCCCTCATCAAGCGCGTCATCTACATGGGCGGATCCTTCTTCCGCCCGGGTAACACCACGCCCACGGCCGAGTTCAACTGGTGGCTCGACCCGGAGGCCGCCAAGATCTGCGTCCGCACGCCCTTCAAGGAGCAGGTGATCGTCGGGCTGGACGTCTGCGAGAAGATGGCCTTCCGCAAGGATCGCTACGAGCGGATCACGAACCTCGTCCGCAACGAGGGCATCAAGGGCATGATGAAGCGCAACTACCTGAACGTAAAATTCCTCGAGGAGCCCACCTATACGCACTACGTCTGGGACGTCATCGCCGCCTCCATCCTCATCGACCCCACCCTGATCCGCGAAGAGGTCAAGCGCTACGTGGACGTCAACTCGCAGTTTGGCTTCTCCTACGGTCAGGCCCTGGCCTTCGACTCCAACCAGCCCGTCGGCAGCCAGCAGGCCCGCATCATCCTCACCGTCGACGAGCCTCGCCTCTGGTCGATGATCGAGAAATATTGCTCCGAGTTCTGA
- a CDS encoding HU family DNA-binding protein: MKYIILQRANPQDRRKAKWYATPLLERRVRQAELTGQLTESLGIRYGIVRKIIQVFLEAVVRHLLAGRSVCLRPLGTLRISFTSDGMEEPERVTPDMIRDMKIVITPDKLLKEQLSNLHFELHEDPAAAASSPHESVVEMMPRAYPRASQPWL; encoded by the coding sequence ATGAAATACATCATCCTACAGCGGGCCAACCCGCAAGATCGCCGCAAGGCCAAATGGTACGCCACGCCCCTCTTAGAGCGCCGCGTGCGTCAGGCCGAGCTCACCGGCCAGCTGACCGAGAGCCTCGGCATCCGTTACGGCATCGTCCGTAAGATCATCCAAGTCTTTCTCGAGGCCGTCGTGCGCCACCTCCTCGCCGGGCGCAGCGTCTGCCTGCGCCCCTTGGGCACGCTCCGCATCTCCTTCACCAGCGACGGCATGGAGGAGCCCGAGCGCGTCACCCCGGACATGATCCGCGACATGAAGATCGTCATCACCCCCGACAAGCTCTTGAAGGAGCAGCTCAGCAACCTGCACTTCGAGCTGCACGAAGACCCCGCCGCCGCAGCCTCCTCTCCCCACGAGTCGGTCGTCGAGATGATGCCCAGAGCATACCCCCGGGCGTCCCAGCCCTGGTTATGA
- a CDS encoding transposase, with amino-acid sequence MPQSLSKLYIHTVFHIKSTSVTIRNEDRGALYEYMGGILNHIGCLPIRINGVDDHVHLLCLLSRTVSTAKMMEEVKQRSSCWIKTIDPRYYRYFAWQNGYGAFSVSPSLVERVKKYIDNQEEHHRTTTFRDEYVAILKDHDVPFDEDYLWTD; translated from the coding sequence ATGCCACAGTCATTATCGAAACTGTATATCCACACGGTGTTTCATATCAAATCCACAAGCGTCACCATCCGCAATGAAGATCGCGGCGCCCTATACGAATACATGGGTGGCATATTGAATCATATCGGGTGCCTGCCGATACGGATTAATGGTGTGGACGACCACGTGCACCTGCTTTGCCTCTTGTCAAGAACCGTCTCAACGGCGAAAATGATGGAAGAGGTGAAGCAGCGGAGCAGCTGTTGGATCAAAACCATAGACCCTCGTTACTACCGCTATTTCGCCTGGCAGAACGGATATGGTGCTTTTTCCGTCAGCCCGTCGCTTGTTGAACGCGTAAAGAAATACATCGACAATCAAGAGGAGCATCACCGTACGACAACCTTTCGCGATGAGTACGTGGCCATCCTCAAGGATCACGACGTACCATTTGATGAGGACTACTTATGGACAGATTAG
- a CDS encoding DUF6261 family protein — translation MEDYIEINRAGLTKLDNGRHYEYHNNVYDLLHEVDATKIGVPVEKITQYKGGIDVEGQINRESQASLDTQRMQKADEARGRLLSYLFGMIRTNRFSPEAAEAAAAAADELEIVIRPYYGIQKIDVDQESAAIDGLLIDLREAKNTPFLTTLRLTAILPKLEAANADFRKIYKTRTSARADDKELPSAKAARAKTDAVFDRIVFILQAAYYSGASPIERTLIASIVKQINQRTQEIFDKYNQSLAKKKAAKKPKDPTDPKQPKEPKQPKDPKDPKQPKEPKEPKKPDGEKPKDPKKPDEGGKKPEKPGGGDGDPDIHLPEE, via the coding sequence ATGGAAGATTACATTGAGATCAACAGAGCCGGGCTAACCAAGCTCGACAACGGCAGGCATTACGAGTATCACAACAATGTGTACGACCTGCTACACGAGGTTGACGCCACGAAAATTGGTGTCCCCGTAGAGAAAATCACCCAGTACAAGGGCGGCATTGACGTCGAAGGTCAGATCAACCGCGAGAGCCAAGCCAGCCTCGACACCCAGCGGATGCAGAAGGCTGACGAGGCGCGCGGCCGCCTCCTCTCGTACCTCTTCGGCATGATCCGCACCAACCGCTTCTCGCCCGAAGCGGCCGAGGCAGCGGCAGCGGCAGCCGACGAGCTGGAGATCGTCATCAGGCCCTATTACGGTATTCAAAAGATCGACGTAGATCAAGAGTCAGCCGCCATCGACGGCCTTTTGATCGACCTCCGAGAGGCGAAAAACACGCCCTTCCTCACCACGCTACGCCTCACCGCCATCCTGCCCAAGCTGGAGGCGGCCAACGCCGACTTTCGCAAGATCTACAAGACGCGCACCTCCGCCCGGGCCGACGACAAAGAGCTGCCCTCGGCCAAGGCAGCCCGCGCCAAGACCGACGCCGTCTTTGACCGCATCGTCTTCATCCTGCAAGCCGCCTACTACTCCGGCGCCTCGCCCATCGAGCGCACACTCATCGCCTCCATCGTCAAGCAGATCAACCAACGCACCCAGGAGATCTTCGACAAATACAACCAGAGCCTCGCCAAGAAGAAGGCCGCCAAAAAGCCCAAGGATCCCACCGATCCCAAGCAACCCAAGGAACCTAAGCAGCCGAAGGATCCCAAAGATCCCAAGCAGCCCAAGGAACCGAAGGAGCCGAAGAAACCCGATGGCGAGAAGCCGAAGGATCCCAAGAAGCCGGACGAGGGCGGTAAGAAACCCGAAAAGCCCGGTGGCGGCGACGGCGATCCCGACATCCATCTGCCGGAAGAATAG
- a CDS encoding BACON domain-containing protein, whose protein sequence is MDSRTNYKNMLLALLLILAGLAGAIAPQTAVAEDYGIHIGGKMITSGNYTNISASGGFKAVQSGTVTYDPASFTLTLNNATIEANDLGIYNKSKSYRDLHIVLVGNNTIISRRHSIETSETAGELFISGSGTLTLMSKTSANAIFLNSRGSLYIEGCTIIANGPICVKNSIWIKEATVKVDLSYDHSAFIAPVHMVVFGSIIKEPSGAVIESFKNDKGESYETVMLNGRPCKQVTITPGSKPTARFTFIPEELIKNRELKVDELPNVVSFSLACTDPYKITGIVKPDWLSVSGNSSDYEGLHELTIHVQANSGPEREGVITFKTNAGDVNLKVTQEAAGTIKFTREPKELNVDANRNDVSFTLSCTQPYRISEIIQPHWLSLTGQKLTEEAVQELTILVQANLGPEREDAIILKTTKGNVTLKVTQAAGSTKPEKAGFTLEPKELKTSADGGEREVTLRCNKAFSVDQVDLPDWISILGLWISEDHKSRKYSLEFQPNTGAERKADVVFKTSAGDVKLKVTQAAAGTKPEARFTLEPKELKVETDGGKKEVKLSCNQAFELNKVTVPSWMERVPSSATSDEKSRVCAFNIKPNTGAERKGEIIFHTDKGDVTLKVTQAAGAKPEPTLTLSPDMLTFPTGGGKQTVNVKSDYGWDTKASAASASWMKLTTDVKTGKIVVEVTPNTSTKKRGATIAVISSRRRIGHRTPITRHILVTQEAAKAVEPPVAATGISLNPAAMTMGSGGGTVGFNVYAGKGWTISGSPDWMHPDATRGSGTRLVIVRFDRNESGAERTGKLTVKSDDGKAERTFTLTQRAGQRKPTPSPGSTPSEEYDYDLALNPEEITVGPSDGAGSSISVATSRLWAGSTTEDWIRLESAVGRGNGSFTFTVAPNPSKEMRHGTITVRTQQGMDELKVAIHQQGNDGSVVPPAEVKVSNVTLDPATLTVNGDLSTALISAIVSPDNARNKGLLWMSSNASVATVQVFTPKQSAALPQLRFAPDADDYALVTIVGKGKAVITAAASDGSGIVARCEVNVLSTVANTVPYAPQAKVYTVGPTLYLSLPTPETVQVYTLAGTLYRTWQAPAGDTSVTLPAGTYIIKVGPLTEKVVVR, encoded by the coding sequence ATGGACTCAAGAACAAATTACAAGAACATGCTCCTCGCCCTGCTGCTCATCCTCGCGGGGCTGGCAGGAGCCATCGCGCCGCAGACAGCGGTGGCGGAGGACTACGGTATCCATATCGGCGGCAAGATGATTACCTCCGGTAATTACACCAACATCTCCGCCTCGGGTGGTTTCAAAGCCGTCCAGAGCGGCACGGTGACGTATGACCCCGCTTCCTTCACGCTGACACTGAATAATGCCACGATCGAAGCAAACGATCTCGGCATCTACAACAAGTCCAAGAGCTATCGGGACTTGCATATCGTACTCGTCGGAAACAACACCATCATATCGCGCCGCCACTCAATTGAAACATCGGAGACAGCCGGGGAATTATTCATCTCCGGCAGCGGTACGCTGACGCTGATGTCGAAGACGTCGGCAAATGCCATTTTCCTAAATAGCAGGGGCTCGCTGTATATAGAGGGCTGCACCATCATCGCCAATGGACCGATCTGTGTAAAGAACAGCATATGGATCAAAGAAGCCACGGTGAAAGTGGATCTTTCCTATGACCACAGCGCATTCATTGCCCCCGTCCATATGGTTGTGTTTGGTAGCATCATAAAAGAACCTTCGGGAGCCGTCATTGAGAGTTTTAAGAACGATAAAGGCGAATCCTATGAGACCGTCATGCTGAACGGCAGGCCCTGCAAGCAAGTCACCATCACGCCGGGCAGCAAGCCGACGGCGCGGTTCACCTTCATCCCCGAGGAGCTGATTAAGAATAGGGAGCTAAAGGTAGACGAGCTTCCAAACGTTGTATCATTCTCGCTCGCATGCACCGATCCCTATAAAATCACTGGTATCGTTAAGCCGGATTGGCTATCGGTTAGCGGAAACAGCAGCGACTATGAGGGCCTCCATGAGTTGACGATCCATGTCCAAGCAAACTCCGGCCCCGAGCGGGAGGGCGTGATCACCTTCAAAACCAACGCAGGCGACGTCAATCTCAAGGTCACACAGGAGGCCGCAGGCACAATCAAGTTCACCCGCGAGCCGAAGGAGCTGAATGTGGATGCGAATCGAAACGATGTATCGTTCACCCTCAGCTGCACCCAACCCTATAGAATCTCCGAGATCATTCAACCGCATTGGCTGTCTCTTACCGGACAGAAGCTCACAGAAGAAGCCGTCCAAGAGTTGACGATCCTTGTCCAAGCAAACCTCGGCCCCGAGCGCGAGGATGCGATCATCTTGAAAACCACTAAAGGCAACGTCACACTCAAAGTGACGCAGGCGGCCGGCAGCACAAAGCCGGAGAAGGCTGGCTTCACCCTCGAGCCGAAAGAGCTGAAGACGTCAGCCGACGGAGGAGAGAGGGAGGTCACGCTCAGATGCAATAAAGCGTTTAGTGTCGATCAGGTTGATCTGCCGGATTGGATAAGTATTCTGGGTTTATGGATTTCGGAGGACCACAAAAGCCGCAAATATTCGCTCGAGTTCCAGCCCAACACGGGCGCCGAACGCAAGGCCGACGTCGTCTTCAAAACCAGCGCAGGCGACGTCAAGCTCAAGGTGACGCAGGCAGCCGCAGGCACCAAGCCCGAAGCCAGGTTTACTCTCGAGCCGAAGGAGCTGAAGGTGGAAACGGACGGAGGCAAGAAGGAGGTAAAGCTCAGCTGTAACCAGGCGTTTGAGTTAAACAAGGTGACGGTACCCAGCTGGATGGAGCGAGTACCTTCCTCCGCTACCTCTGACGAAAAGAGCCGCGTCTGCGCCTTCAACATCAAACCCAACACGGGTGCCGAACGTAAAGGGGAAATCATCTTCCATACCGATAAAGGCGACGTCACGCTCAAGGTGACGCAGGCGGCCGGCGCGAAGCCCGAGCCGACGCTGACGCTCAGCCCCGATATGCTCACCTTCCCCACCGGCGGCGGCAAGCAAACGGTCAACGTCAAGAGCGACTACGGTTGGGACACCAAGGCCAGCGCCGCCTCCGCAAGCTGGATGAAGCTCACGACCGACGTCAAGACGGGCAAGATCGTCGTGGAAGTCACCCCCAACACCAGCACCAAGAAGCGCGGCGCAACGATTGCGGTGATCTCGTCCAGAAGACGGATAGGCCACCGCACCCCCATCACCCGCCACATCCTCGTCACGCAGGAAGCCGCGAAGGCCGTGGAGCCACCCGTGGCCGCCACCGGAATCTCGCTCAACCCCGCAGCCATGACCATGGGCAGCGGCGGCGGAACGGTCGGCTTCAACGTCTATGCCGGCAAGGGATGGACGATCAGCGGCAGCCCCGACTGGATGCACCCCGACGCCACACGTGGCTCGGGCACGCGCCTCGTCATCGTCCGCTTCGACCGCAATGAGTCGGGCGCCGAACGCACGGGCAAGCTCACCGTCAAGAGCGACGACGGCAAAGCCGAACGCACCTTCACCCTCACCCAGCGCGCCGGCCAACGCAAGCCCACGCCCAGCCCCGGCAGCACCCCATCCGAGGAATACGACTACGACCTGGCGCTGAACCCCGAAGAGATCACCGTCGGCCCGTCGGACGGCGCCGGTAGCTCGATCAGCGTCGCGACGAGTCGCCTCTGGGCCGGCTCCACGACTGAGGACTGGATCCGCCTCGAGAGCGCCGTAGGCCGCGGCAATGGCTCGTTCACGTTCACCGTCGCCCCCAACCCGTCCAAGGAGATGCGCCACGGCACGATCACCGTCCGCACGCAGCAAGGCATGGACGAGCTGAAAGTGGCCATCCACCAGCAGGGCAACGACGGCAGCGTCGTGCCACCCGCCGAGGTGAAAGTCTCTAACGTCACGCTCGACCCGGCCACGCTCACCGTCAACGGCGACCTCTCCACGGCGCTCATCTCCGCCATCGTCTCGCCGGACAACGCGCGCAACAAGGGCCTCTTGTGGATGAGCTCCAACGCCTCCGTGGCCACCGTGCAAGTCTTCACCCCGAAGCAGTCGGCCGCACTGCCCCAGCTGCGTTTCGCCCCCGACGCCGACGACTACGCCCTCGTGACCATCGTCGGCAAGGGTAAGGCCGTGATCACGGCCGCCGCCAGTGACGGCAGTGGCATCGTCGCCCGCTGCGAGGTGAACGTCCTCTCGACCGTCGCCAACACCGTACCCTACGCCCCGCAGGCGAAGGTCTACACCGTCGGCCCGACGCTCTACCTCTCCCTCCCGACGCCCGAGACGGTGCAAGTCTACACCCTCGCCGGCACGCTCTACCGCACCTGGCAAGCCCCCGCCGGCGACACGTCCGTCACCCTCCCCGCCGGCACGTACATCATCAAGGTCGGCCCGCTGACGGAGAAGGTGGTGGTTAGGTAG